The following nucleotide sequence is from Streptomyces sp. HUAS CB01.
GTTGTTGTCGTTGTGCGTCAGCGTCATGTAGCGGACGCCCAGCGTGTGCAGCGCCCGCAGCGTGGCGAGCGAGTTGTTGATGGAGTGGCCGCCCTCCGCCCCCATGAGGGAGGCGATACGGCCCTCCTTGCGCGCCGACTCCATGTCGTCGGCGGTCAGGGCGCGCACCAGGTCCGCCGGGTAGCGGTCCAGCAGCCGGTCCACCACGTCGATCTGCTCGAGCGTGGCGCTGACCGCCTCGTCACCGGCCATGTCGCTGCGCACGTACACCGACCAGAACTGCGCTCCGACGCCGCCGGCCCTCAGCCGCGGAATGTCGGTGTGCAGGCTGCCCGTCTGGTCGGTCGCGATGTCGCGGCGGTCCAGGTCGTAGCGGACCTGTTCGCGCAGGGCCCACGGAAGATCGTTGTGGCCGTCCACGACGGGAAAGGATGTGAGCAGGGAACGGGCCTCGGCGAGAAAATCCACGGTCGCAGCCTACTTGCCGAACCCGAAGCCCGCGGCCCCCTCCACCTTGCTGCGCAGCCGCTTGCCCTTCTCCGTCGCCTGGTCGTTCAGCTCCTGCTGGAAGTCCCGCATCCTGGCCAGCAGGTCGGCGTCCTGCGTCGCGAGGATCCGGGCCGCGAGCAGACCCGCGTTCCGCGCCCCGGCCACCGACACCGTCGCGACGGGCACACCGGCGGGCATCTGCACGATCGAGAGCAGCGAGTCCATGCCGTCGAGGTACTTCAGCGGCACCGGCACGCCGATCACCGGCAGCGGGGTGACGGAGGCGAGCATGCCGGGCAGATGGGCGGCGCCGCCCGCGCCCGCGATGATCGCCTTCAGCCCGCGGTCGGCCGCCTGCTCGCCGTACGCGATCATCTCGCGCGGCATGCGGTGCGCGGAGACGACGTCCACCTCGTACGGGATCTCGAACTCGTCCAGGGCCTGGGCGGCGTTCTCCATGACGGGCCAGTCGGAGTCCGAGCCCATCACGATGCCGACGAGGGGGGCCGAACCGGGAGCGCTGGTCATTCGGTGATCGTTCCTCTGAGGTAGTCGGCCGCGTGACGGGCGCGCGCGAGCACGTCGTCCAGGTCGTCGCCGTAGGTGTTGACGTGGCCGACCTTGCGGCCGGGCTTCACGTCCTTGCCGTACATGTGGATCTTCAGCTGCGGGTCCCGGGCCATGCAGTGCAGATAGCCCTGGTACATGTCCGGGTAGTCGCCGCCGAGGACGTTCGCCATGACCGTCCACTTCGCCCGGGGGCGGGGGTCGCCGAGGGGGAGGTCGAGGACGGCCCGCACATGGTTGGCGAACTGGGACGTGATGGCGCCGTCCTGGGTCCAGTGCCCGGAGTTGTGCGGGCGCATGGCCAGCTCGTTGACGAGGATGCGGCCGTCCGTGGTCTCGAAGAGCTCGACCGCCAGATGGCCGACGACGCCGAGCTCCCGCGCGATGCGCAGGGCGAGCTGCTGGGCCTGCCCGGTCAGCTCCTCGCCGAGGTCAGGCGCGGGGGCGATGACGGTGTCGCAGACGCCGTCGACCTGCCGCGACTCCACGACGGGGTACGCGACGGCCTGGCCGTGCGGGGAGCGGACGACGTTGGCGGCGAGCTCGCGTCGGTAGTCGACCTTCTCCTCGGCGAGGACGGGCACGCCGGCGCGGAACGGCGGCTCGGCGTCCTCCTCGCTCCGGACGAACCACACGCCCTTGCCGTCGTAGCCGCCGCGCACGGTCTTGAGGATCACGGGGAAGCCCCCGACCTCCGCCGCGAAGGCCGCCGCGTCCGCCGGGTCGGCGACGATGCGGTGACGCGGGCTGGGCGCGCCGATCCGGTCGAGCCGTGCGCGCATCACGCCCTTGTCCTGGGCGTGCACGAGCGCGTCGGGGCCCGGGCGCACGGGGATGCCCTCCGCCTCCAGGGCCCGCAGGTGCTCGGTGGGCACGTGCTCGTGGTCGAAGGTGATCACGTCGCAGCCGCGGGCGAAATCGCGGAGCGTGTCCAGGTCTCGGTAGTCGCCGACGACGACCTCGCCGGCCACCTGGGCCGCCGAGTCCTGGGGGGTGTCACTGAGGAGCTTGAACCTGATGCCGAGGGGGATGCCTGCCTCGTGTGTCATACGGGCGAGCTGTCCACCGCCGACCATGCCGACTACGGGGAACGTCACCCTCCCAGGGTATCCGGAGCTCCGTACGGTCCTGCCCACCCCATGGCTTCGTATGATCCAACAAGACCGTGCACCCCTTCGTGGACGTCCATCGGGCACGCGGGGGAGGTGCTGGTTAGAGTGGTCTGGTTGACGTAGTCGACCGGACGGGACCAGCGAACACCATGAGCGAACGGGCCGCACTGCGTGTGCGACTGAACCGGCTCGCGCGCGAGGTCGCCAAGTTCGGCGCGGTCGGCGGCCTGGGCCTGCTGGTCAACATGGCGGTCTTCAACCTGCTGCGGCACACCACCGAGATCCCGGTCGTGCGCGCCAGCCTCCTCGCCACCGTCATCGCGATCCTGTTCAACTACGTGGGCTTCCGCTACTTCACGTACCGGGACCGGGACAAGAGCGGCCGCACCAAGGAACTCACCCTGTTCCTGCTGTTCAGCGCGGTCGGACTGGTGATCGAGAACGGTGTGCTGTACGTCGCGACCTACGGGTTCGGCTGGGACAGCCCGCTGCAGAGCAACTTCTTCAAGTTCTTCGGGATCGCCGTCGCGACGCTGTTCCGCTTCTGGTCGTACCGCACCTGGGTGTTCCGCGCCCTGCCGGCCCGCGAGGCCGTGCAGACCGCGGAGTCGTTCCTGGAGCAGCGTACGGAGCAGCCCGACCGCGTCGGCAGCTGACCCGCAGCTCGCCTCGTCCCGCTCCTCACGCGCCTCGCCCGCTTCGTCCCGGCTCGCCTCGTCCCGCTCCCCCGCCCCGCCCCGGAGCGGCTTCAGCGCACCGTGCGCTCGGGCTCCTCCTTGCGCGGCCGCGTCTCCCGGCTCAGGAACAGGGCGAACACCGCGGGCTGCTGCTGCAGCAGCTCCAGCCGCCCGCCGTCCGCCTCGGCGAGGTCCCGGGCCACGGCGAGCCCGATGCCCGTGGAGTTGCGCCCGCTGATGGTGCGCTCGAAGATCCGCGCCCCCAGGTCCGCCGGGACGCCGGGTCCCTCGTCGGTCACCTCGATGACGGCCTGGTTGCCGGTGACCCGCGTCCGCAGGGCCACCGTGCCGCCCCCGTGCATCAGCGAGTTCTCGATCAGGGCCGCCAGGACCTGGGCGACGGCGCCCGGGGTGCCGACGGCCCGCATCCCCTGCTTGCCGGAGCAGACGACGGCGCGCCCGGCGCTGCGGTACGCCGGGCGCCACTCCTCGATCTGCTGCTTGACGACCTCGTCGAGGTCGAAGGCGACGGCGGACCCGGTCCGCGGGTCACGGGCGTTGGTGAGCAGCCGCTCCACCACGTCGGTGAGCCGCTCCACCTGCGTGAGCGCGACGTTCGCCTCCTCCTTGACGGTCTCCGGGTCGTCGGTGGCGGAGATCTCCTCCAGCCGCATGGAGAGGGCGGTCAGGGGTGTACGGAGCTGGTGGGAGGCGTCCGCGGCGAGCCGGCGCTCGGCGGTGAGCATCCGGGCGATCCGCTCGGCGCTGGCGTCCAGCACATCGGCGACCCGGTCGAGTTCGGGGACCCCGTAGCGCTTGTGGCGGGGCCGGGGGTCGCCGGAACCCAGCCGTTCCGCGGTCTCGGCGAGATCGGTCAGCGGCGAGGCGAGGCGGTTGGCCTGGCGCACGGCGAGCAGCACGGCGGCGACGACGGCGAGCAGCGCCACCGCCCCGATGATCATCAGGGAGCGGCCGACCTCGCGGGTGACGGTGGCGCGGGACTCCTCGACGACGACCCGCTCGCCCTGCTCGCCGGTGGCGGTGCCGCGGATCACGCTGCCCGACGGCCGCTGCCCGACCTCGACCGGCGGGCTGCCGGGGATCTCGATCCTGGCGAACCGGTCGGCGCCGATCTGGTCGGCCAGCACCCCGTCGTCGACCCGTTCGTGCTCGAGCACCTTGGCCTCGATGACACTGACCAGACGCAGCGCCTCGGAGTCGACGCTCTCCTGGGCGCTGTTGCTGATGGTCCGCGTCTCGACGATGACGAGCGACACACCGAAGACGGCGATCACGACGAGCACCACGGCCAGGGTGGAGTTGATGAGTCGGCGGCGCACGGTGCCCTCCGGGCGGGTCTTGCGGTCGTACGGGCGCCGGGGCACCCGCGGTCCTTGCCGGTCCGGGCCTGGGACCGGGTGGTCCCGGCCCTCGGGAGGCCGGGCCCGGAGCCGGGCCCCGGAAACGCCCGGTCCCGGAGCCGTGGTCCAGGAACACCCGGTCCCGGAGCCGGAGTCCCGGGGCGCTCGGTCCCGGGCGGTCGGTTCTCCTCGAAGCGGCTCGGTCCTTCCCGAAACTCGAAGTCGCTCAGTTCTTCTCGAAGCGGAAGCCGACGCCCCGGACCGTCGCGATGTACCTCGGGTTCGCCGCGTCGTCCCCCAGCTTCTTGCGCAGCCAGGAGATGTGCATGTCGAGGGTCTTCGTGGAGGACCACCACGTGGTGTCCCAGACCTCGCGCATCAACTGGTCGCGGGTGACCACCCGCCCGGCGTCCCGCACCAGCACACGCAGGAGGTCGAACTCCTTCGCCGTGAGCTGGAGCTCCTCGTCGCCCATCCAGGCCCGGTGGGACTCGACGTCGATCCGCACACCGTGCGTCGCGGGGGCCGCGGCGGGCTCGGTGGCACCGCGTCGGAGCAACGCCCGGACCCGGGCCAGCAGTTCGGCGAGACGGAAGGGCTTGGTCACGTAGTCGTCGGCGCCGGCGTCCAGGCCGACCACCGTGTCCACCTCGTCGGCGCGGGCGGTCAGCACCAGGATCGGCACGCTGTGGCCGTCGGCACGCAGCCGCCTCGCCACCTCGAGCCCGTCCATACCGGGCAGCCCGAGATCCAGCACGACCAGGTCGACGCCGCCCTGGAGCCCGGCGTCGAGCGCGGTGGGGCCGTCCTCGCGGACCTCGACCTCGTACCCCTCCCGGCGCAGGGCGCGCGCCAGCGGCTCGGAGATGGATGCGTCGTCCTCGGCGAGCAGTACACGGGTCATGGGGTGATGGTAGTCCGCGGCGCTCACGCTGAGGGGGGTCCTGGGCAGGCCCCCGAGGTCGACGGTGCGATCCTGGTGGGCGCCTTCGAATGTGGGCAGACGGTTCCGCGACCGCCTGTGATCCTTCTCTCAAGTGGTCTAAACATGTCGCTGTCGTGGTTTATGGTGTCAAGGCGCCTACAGCACTACTCGGGGACCTTTGGCTGCTTCTGCCGCCAAAGGTCTCTTTTCTGCGCGGAGTCGGCGTGAGCCCCTCCGCGAACGTGAATGACCTGGGCCGGGCCCCGCACGCGACGACGCGCGCGGGGTGTGGATCCCGGTGAGGACTGTCCCTCGTCCCCCGTCGGGGACGGGCCCCTCGGGCGTGGGGGCGGGACCGCTTCCCTGCCGGTGCCGGCCGCCCCCCACCGGGCGCGGAAACCGCTCACGACGCGGCGCGTCCCGAGCAGCAAGGATCGACATGGCGTCCAGCCTGACGAAGGACTCGTCCAGCACCCCTGGCGAGAAGACCTTCCTCGGCCACCCCCGCGGTATGGCCACGCTCTTCATGACGGAGATGTGGGAGCGCTTTTCCTGGTACGGAATGCGCGGCATCCTCGTCCTCTATCTGGTCGCGGGCGTCCTCGACGGACCGCTCCAGGGCAGGGAGGCGCTGGCCGCCTCGATCTACGGCGTCTACAACGCCGTCGTCTACATGGCCGCCATGCCCGGCGGCTGGATCGCCGACCGCCTGTGGGGCGCGCGCAAGGCCGTCCTCGTCGGCGGCATCGTCATCGCCCTCGGCCACTACACCCTGGCGATCCCCTCGGACACCGCCTTCTTCGCCGGCCTGGTGCTCATCGCCGCCGGTACGGGTCTGCTGAAGCCGAACATCTCGGCCATGGTCGGCGGGCTCTACGAGGGCCAGTCCAGCGCCCGCCGCGACGCCGGCTTCACGCTCTTCTACATGGCGATCAACATCGGCGGCATGGCCGCCCCGCTGGTCGTCGGCTACCTCGGCGAGAACGTCAACTGGCACCTCGGCTTCGCCGTCGCCGGTATCGGCATGACGCTGGCGGTCGTCCAGTACGTGCTCGGCAGCCGCCACCTCGGCGACGTCGGCAAGGAGCCCGGCACCCCGGCGACGCCGGAGGAGAAGCGGACCGCGCTGCGCAAGGTCCTGCTGTGGGGCGGCCTGGCCGTCGCCGCGCTCGCCGTCGACGTGCTGCTCGGCACCTACGACATCGAGCACATCGTCAACGTCCTGGCGGTCCTCGGCATCGTGGTGCCGGTCGTCTACTTCGTCACGATGTACCGGAACCCCGCGCTGACCGCGACCGACAAGCCCAAGATCCAGGCGTTCGCCTGGTTCTTCGCCACGGCCGTGCTGTTCTGGATGATCTACGACCAGTCGGGCTCGCTGCTGACGCTGTTCGCGGACAACAAGACCGACCGCATGATCGGCGGCTGGGAGTTCCCGGCGTCCTGGTACCAGTCGGTGAACCCGGCCATGGTCATCGTCCTGGCCCCGCTCTTCGCCGCCGTCTGGGTCCGGCTCGCCAAGCGCAACCGCGAGCCCAGCACCCCGATGAAGTTCGCCCTGGCGATGCTGCTCATCGGCGGCTCGTTCGCCATCATGGGCCTGGCGGGCGCGGCTGCCGCGAACAGCGAGACCGGCAAGGTCACCGTGTTCTGGCTGCTGAGCGTCTACCTCGTCCAGACCCTCGGCGAGATGTGCCTGTCCCCGGTGGGCCTGTCGCTGTCCACGAAGCTGGCGCCGAAGCAGTTCGTCGGCCAGATCATGGGTCTGTGGTTCCTGGCCACCGCGACGGGCAACGCCCTGAACGGCTGGACCACCAAGCTCAACGAGCCGCTCGGCGACGCCGCGTACTACTCGATGTGGGCGGTCATCGCGATCGTCGCCGGGCTGACGTTCATGATGGCGGGCAGGAAGATCCGCGCCCTCATGGGCGACGTCCACTGACGTCACGCGGATCCCGCCGGCGACTCACCGGCGCCACCGCGCACGGGCCGGCCCGGCACGCACACCGCGTGCCGGGCCGGCCCGTCCCCGTACCGTCGTCCCGGTGCCCGGGGCGCCGTCCCCGTACTCCGGACGGTCCGTGTGCTCCGGAGGCCGTCGCCGGGGCGGGCCCGACGGGGAGTCCCGCCCGGCCCGCCCCGGGACCGTGCCCGCTCACCGGGCGCCGCGCAGCCTCCCCCACGGCGTGAACGTGAAGACCGCGCCGCCGATCAGGATCACCGTGCCGGCCACGAGGGCGAGGGCGCGCAGGGCGCCGTCGTCCCCGGCGCCGGTGTCGGCGAGGCCGCCGCCCGAGGCGTCACCGCCACCCGCCGAGCCGGAGGCGGAGCCGCCGCCGGAACCACCGCTCGCGCCGCCCGGCTGTGCGGAGGTGTCGAGCTCGAGCGACACCGCTACGTCGGCGGGCGGGGTGCAGGTCGTCGTGGTGCCCAGCGCCTCGACCGTGAGGACGCCCGGGCTGAGCGTCGACGTGCCGCTGGCGCCGGGCTTGTAGGTGCCGGTCAGATCGGGGATCTCGATCGGGTCGCCGGCCTTGATGGGCTCCTTGTTGGTGGGGCCCTCGACATGCACGAAGCCCTTGTCGGCCCCGCCCAGTGCGACCTCCATGGACGGTTTGACGGAGTCGGCCGGGATGTCCGCGGGGCTGTCCATGACCGACTTGGAGAACTTCACGGTGAGGTCGAAGTCCCCGCCGTTCTTCTTGGCGTTGATCCTGACCGGGGAGACGGCCTCCTTGTCGCCGATGGGTGTCTTGCAGGAGTAGGCGACCTGCACCTCCTCGCCCTCGAAGTCGGTCTGGCCGCCGCCACCGCCCGTCGTGCCCCCGGAAGCGCTGCCGCCCGTGGACCCTCCGGAGTCGCTGCCGCCGGTCGAGGAACCACCGCTCGACGAACCGCCGGTCGAGGACCCACCGGTGTCCCCACCCGTCGACGAACCACCGGTCGAGGACCCACCGGTCGACGAACCACCGGTGTCGCCGCCCGTCGTGCCGCCCGAACCGCCCCCGCCCTCTGCGACCTTGACGTTCGCCCCCGGCTGGACCGCCTCCTTCGGGGAGCACTTGGTGTCGGTCGAGATCGGCTTGGAGACGTTGATGTTGTAGGCGCCCGGAGTCAGCGTGATCTCTCCTGGTGCGGTGAGCCTCAGCTTGGCCTTCATGTCGGGCAGCACCATGGGGCTGTTCTTGGGGATCGGCGGATTCTGCCGGGGCCCCTCCATCGCCAGGTCGGCGGTCTGCGCCCCGGCCACCTTCAGGGTGCCCGTCGGCTTGACGGTGTCCTTCTGCAGATCCAGGACGTCGGGGTTCTTCGACGCGGCCTCGACCGTCTTCCAGACCACCTCGATCTCGTCCCCGACCTTGGCCTCCGCCGGCGCCGTGATCTGCACCTCGGTGGTGCCCTGGACGGGCGGCAGACCGGAGATGGCCGGGGGGATGCACTCCGTCGCGTACGAGACGTCGGCGGCCCGGGCGGGGGAGGCGGCCAGCAGGATCCCCGCGCCGCCGAGCATCAGCGCGACCCCTGCCGCGCTCATCCTCCGTTGCGTGCTCACGTGTGTCCCTTCGTCGTGGGTCGGTTCTCTGACGGTGCGGAGTCCGGGGTGAACCACGGCAGGGCCGTGGTGGTGGGACGGCCGTCCTCGGTGGAGGGGCCCGGCCGGTCCCTGGGCGGGGCGACGCGGTGCGCGGTGCGGTGCCGGCCGGGTTGCCGCGGCCGTACGCGGTCCACGACGGCCATCCCGATCCGGTACAGCGCCGCCGGGACGACGACGGCCAGCAGGACCCAGAAGAGCGTCACGCCCCAGGGCCTGCCGACGCCCCAGGGCTGCTCGACGAGCACCTTCGAGCCGTACTTCACGGAGACCTGGTAGTCGCCGTGGGCGCCCGCCGCCAGCTGGACGGGCAGCCTGATCTGCGCCTTCCGGCCCGGCTGCACGGTGCCCCGCCACTGCCGCTCCTCCCACTGGGGCGCGAAGACGCCGTGGGCGGTACCGACCTGGAACACAGGGTTCTCGACCGGGGCGGTGCCGAGATTGCCGACGGTGAAGACGAGTTCACGCCCCGGCGGAGCGCCGAACCAGACGAGGAGGCCGCTCGACCCGCGCAGCTCGGCGGTCGCGAGCACGGCGAGCCGGCCGCCTTCCGACCGCGTCGGCAGCGGCGCCGTGGGATGGCCGGCGACCGTGAACGGCGTGTCCACGACGGCCCGTTCGCCGGTGACCGTGGCGACGTGCACCACGCAGGGACACGGTTCGGGAGGCTCGGCGACCGGCATCTTCCTGCTGAAGGCACCCCTGGCGTCGGTGGTGACGGCCCGCCCCTCGGCGTTGGCACAGGAGTTGGTGCCGCCGATCACCCCTCGGCCCGGCGCTGACTGCCCGCAGATCAGCAGCATCAGCAACGCCTCGGGCCGCCAGCCGGAACCGCTGACGGTGAGGTCACCGCCCTTGCCGGCCTGCTCGGCGGAGAGCCGCACGGCGGGCTTCGTGTCCGCGGCGGCGTACGGCGCGGGGACGGCGGCGAAGACCGCGACGAGGAGCACGGTCAGCAGCCGGGCGACGCCCGTCCGGCCCACGGCGCGGCACGGCACGCCGGACGGGCGCCGGCGCGGCCCTGCTCCGAGGG
It contains:
- the purE gene encoding 5-(carboxyamino)imidazole ribonucleotide mutase, whose translation is MTSAPGSAPLVGIVMGSDSDWPVMENAAQALDEFEIPYEVDVVSAHRMPREMIAYGEQAADRGLKAIIAGAGGAAHLPGMLASVTPLPVIGVPVPLKYLDGMDSLLSIVQMPAGVPVATVSVAGARNAGLLAARILATQDADLLARMRDFQQELNDQATEKGKRLRSKVEGAAGFGFGK
- a CDS encoding 5-(carboxyamino)imidazole ribonucleotide synthase, whose protein sequence is MTFPVVGMVGGGQLARMTHEAGIPLGIRFKLLSDTPQDSAAQVAGEVVVGDYRDLDTLRDFARGCDVITFDHEHVPTEHLRALEAEGIPVRPGPDALVHAQDKGVMRARLDRIGAPSPRHRIVADPADAAAFAAEVGGFPVILKTVRGGYDGKGVWFVRSEEDAEPPFRAGVPVLAEEKVDYRRELAANVVRSPHGQAVAYPVVESRQVDGVCDTVIAPAPDLGEELTGQAQQLALRIARELGVVGHLAVELFETTDGRILVNELAMRPHNSGHWTQDGAITSQFANHVRAVLDLPLGDPRPRAKWTVMANVLGGDYPDMYQGYLHCMARDPQLKIHMYGKDVKPGRKVGHVNTYGDDLDDVLARARHAADYLRGTITE
- a CDS encoding GtrA family protein; translation: MSERAALRVRLNRLAREVAKFGAVGGLGLLVNMAVFNLLRHTTEIPVVRASLLATVIAILFNYVGFRYFTYRDRDKSGRTKELTLFLLFSAVGLVIENGVLYVATYGFGWDSPLQSNFFKFFGIAVATLFRFWSYRTWVFRALPAREAVQTAESFLEQRTEQPDRVGS
- a CDS encoding ATP-binding protein; the encoded protein is MRRRLINSTLAVVLVVIAVFGVSLVIVETRTISNSAQESVDSEALRLVSVIEAKVLEHERVDDGVLADQIGADRFARIEIPGSPPVEVGQRPSGSVIRGTATGEQGERVVVEESRATVTREVGRSLMIIGAVALLAVVAAVLLAVRQANRLASPLTDLAETAERLGSGDPRPRHKRYGVPELDRVADVLDASAERIARMLTAERRLAADASHQLRTPLTALSMRLEEISATDDPETVKEEANVALTQVERLTDVVERLLTNARDPRTGSAVAFDLDEVVKQQIEEWRPAYRSAGRAVVCSGKQGMRAVGTPGAVAQVLAALIENSLMHGGGTVALRTRVTGNQAVIEVTDEGPGVPADLGARIFERTISGRNSTGIGLAVARDLAEADGGRLELLQQQPAVFALFLSRETRPRKEEPERTVR
- a CDS encoding response regulator transcription factor — translated: MTRVLLAEDDASISEPLARALRREGYEVEVREDGPTALDAGLQGGVDLVVLDLGLPGMDGLEVARRLRADGHSVPILVLTARADEVDTVVGLDAGADDYVTKPFRLAELLARVRALLRRGATEPAAAPATHGVRIDVESHRAWMGDEELQLTAKEFDLLRVLVRDAGRVVTRDQLMREVWDTTWWSSTKTLDMHISWLRKKLGDDAANPRYIATVRGVGFRFEKN
- a CDS encoding peptide MFS transporter produces the protein MASSLTKDSSSTPGEKTFLGHPRGMATLFMTEMWERFSWYGMRGILVLYLVAGVLDGPLQGREALAASIYGVYNAVVYMAAMPGGWIADRLWGARKAVLVGGIVIALGHYTLAIPSDTAFFAGLVLIAAGTGLLKPNISAMVGGLYEGQSSARRDAGFTLFYMAINIGGMAAPLVVGYLGENVNWHLGFAVAGIGMTLAVVQYVLGSRHLGDVGKEPGTPATPEEKRTALRKVLLWGGLAVAALAVDVLLGTYDIEHIVNVLAVLGIVVPVVYFVTMYRNPALTATDKPKIQAFAWFFATAVLFWMIYDQSGSLLTLFADNKTDRMIGGWEFPASWYQSVNPAMVIVLAPLFAAVWVRLAKRNREPSTPMKFALAMLLIGGSFAIMGLAGAAAANSETGKVTVFWLLSVYLVQTLGEMCLSPVGLSLSTKLAPKQFVGQIMGLWFLATATGNALNGWTTKLNEPLGDAAYYSMWAVIAIVAGLTFMMAGRKIRALMGDVH